One genomic window of Leptotrichia shahii includes the following:
- a CDS encoding DUF6683 family protein has product MKINLKKLFVTTVIGAGLFVSQPAHAFMGYWYDYNSDWIQQDIMRRTFENHNRVFGNNTNNNSSSGKSSSSKSTGSSKSKSSSSQTSSKPKPAKKAKITFKSDGSTRGLDYLVNKYPSKQRGEARTYLKKMYDSFPQVARSVGIPTNDLSSGMVAILAGAYMAYNNVSLNDSYMKPMAKQFKEALESVTEFDKMSDSDKKYIYDQMVIIGMTLAVNQSQNQQNPNAKVTAQLRRAGKEVLEGVLKVNASKVKITSSGLVY; this is encoded by the coding sequence ATGAAAATAAATTTAAAAAAATTATTTGTTACAACAGTTATTGGAGCAGGATTATTTGTATCGCAGCCTGCACATGCATTTATGGGATACTGGTATGATTATAACAGTGACTGGATTCAGCAGGATATAATGAGAAGAACTTTTGAGAATCATAATAGAGTTTTTGGTAATAATACAAATAACAACAGTTCAAGTGGAAAAAGTTCAAGTTCTAAGAGTACAGGAAGCAGTAAAAGTAAATCATCATCATCCCAAACATCGTCTAAACCAAAACCAGCAAAAAAAGCCAAAATAACTTTTAAATCAGATGGAAGCACAAGAGGACTTGATTATCTTGTTAACAAATATCCTTCAAAACAACGAGGAGAAGCAAGAACATATTTGAAAAAGATGTATGATTCATTCCCTCAAGTAGCACGTTCAGTGGGAATACCTACAAATGACCTGTCTTCAGGAATGGTTGCTATATTAGCTGGAGCATATATGGCTTATAACAATGTCAGTTTAAATGACAGTTATATGAAACCTATGGCAAAACAATTTAAGGAAGCTCTAGAAAGTGTAACTGAGTTTGATAAAATGAGTGACAGTGATAAAAAGTATATTTATGACCAAATGGTAATAATAGGAATGACTTTGGCTGTAAATCAGTCCCAAAATCAGCAAAATCCAAATGCAAAAGTTACCGCTCAATTAAGAAGAGCGGGAAAAGAAGTACTTGAGGGAGTTCTTAAAGTAAATGCAAGCAAAGTAAAAATAACATCATCAGGGCTTGTTTATTAA
- a CDS encoding TraX family protein, with product MDKKVIFSKGINSFTLHILAMAFMVADHLWNIFFPNQIWLNMLGRLTFPIFAFMLVEGFFRTKNRKKYLIRIFIFAAISEIPFNLFASLALRGEIMVFYPYNNVLWTFGIALCGMNLLEKTEKSENLNKIIKFFAKAAISILTVAIAHFARSDYLGYGIAIILIFYFFRGKNYKNIIFQAVLMVFLNVFIMPGLEFPLNFFGNEIFIKTQIFAIFSLPIIWLYNGKQGIHNKFTKYMFYFFYPLHLLLIVAIYVSFMIYLISLISKNYGN from the coding sequence ATGGATAAAAAAGTTATATTTTCTAAAGGGATAAATTCTTTTACACTGCATATTCTGGCAATGGCATTTATGGTGGCAGATCATTTATGGAATATATTTTTCCCTAATCAAATATGGTTAAATATGCTTGGAAGACTTACCTTTCCAATTTTTGCCTTTATGCTCGTGGAAGGATTTTTTAGGACTAAAAACAGAAAAAAATATTTAATACGTATCTTTATTTTTGCAGCTATTTCGGAAATTCCGTTCAATCTTTTTGCAAGTCTGGCATTAAGAGGAGAAATAATGGTATTTTATCCATATAACAATGTATTATGGACTTTCGGAATTGCCTTATGTGGAATGAATTTACTGGAAAAAACGGAAAAATCAGAAAATCTGAATAAAATAATAAAATTTTTTGCAAAAGCTGCCATAAGCATTTTAACTGTCGCAATTGCACATTTTGCAAGAAGTGATTATTTAGGATATGGAATTGCAATTATTCTGATATTCTATTTTTTCAGGGGGAAAAATTACAAAAACATAATATTTCAGGCTGTATTAATGGTGTTTCTAAACGTATTTATTATGCCTGGACTTGAATTTCCGCTTAACTTTTTTGGAAATGAAATATTTATAAAAACACAGATATTTGCGATATTTTCACTGCCGATAATATGGCTTTATAATGGGAAACAAGGTATTCATAACAAATTTACAAAATATATGTTTTATTTCTTTTATCCATTACACCTTTTACTGATAGTGGCGATTTATGTTTCTTTTATGATATATCTGATTTCTTTGATAAGTAAGAATTATGGAAATTAA
- a CDS encoding DUF6683 family protein — MKVKFMKKIFLLSILALGLGISGQTHADYSDMFKNEIMQELLNTTSSSQGKSYGKSSLTFTQDGSTDGLETLVATYPKSQQKEIRASLKQLYDSFPQVAHSVGIPTNDLSSAVAAVIAGAYMAYNNVSLNDDYVKPMANQFKVHLENSGFFDGMSNREKKSMYDQMVMVGMTLAVGQSLNQSNPNSQTTAQLREAGKQILEAILKVDADRVRITAQGISY, encoded by the coding sequence ATGAAAGTAAAATTTATGAAAAAAATATTTCTTTTAAGTATTTTAGCACTGGGACTTGGAATTTCAGGACAAACTCATGCTGATTACAGCGATATGTTTAAAAATGAAATAATGCAGGAACTTTTAAATACAACTTCATCTTCACAAGGTAAATCTTACGGAAAATCATCACTTACTTTCACACAGGACGGAAGTACTGATGGACTGGAAACATTGGTTGCAACTTATCCAAAAAGTCAGCAAAAGGAAATAAGGGCATCATTAAAACAGCTGTATGATTCTTTCCCACAGGTAGCCCATTCTGTAGGAATACCGACAAATGATTTGTCTTCAGCAGTAGCGGCTGTAATAGCAGGAGCATACATGGCATATAACAATGTCAGTCTTAATGACGACTATGTGAAACCTATGGCAAATCAGTTCAAGGTTCATCTTGAAAACAGTGGATTTTTTGACGGAATGAGCAACAGGGAGAAAAAAAGTATGTACGACCAGATGGTTATGGTTGGAATGACTTTAGCTGTGGGACAGTCCTTAAATCAGAGCAATCCTAATTCACAGACTACAGCTCAATTAAGGGAGGCAGGAAAACAAATACTTGAAGCTATTTTAAAAGTGGATGCTGATAGAGTCCGTATAACAGCTCAAGGAATATCTTATTAA
- the glgP gene encoding glycogen/starch/alpha-glucan family phosphorylase, whose protein sequence is MNYNFTDFLQKRNEKQISEMTNQEIYYKLLEYIKERADEKTANKSKKKIYYISAEFLIGKLLSNNLINLGIYKEVREELKAAGKNLSHIEEIEVEPSLGNGGLGRLASCFVDSMSTLGINGEGVGLNYHCGLFKQVFKNNEQKAEPNYWIEDQSWLRDTNIGYEVKFKNFSLHSKLKRIDILGYEKDTKNYLNLFDIKSIDYNLIENGISFDEENIEENLTLFLYPDDSTKKGELLRIYQQYFMVSNAARLIIAEATEKGSNIHDLADYAFVQINDTHPSMVIPELIRIMTEEHNISFEEATEIVTKMTGYTNHTILAEALEKWPLDYLEEVVPNIVEIIKKLDKVIKAKYSDEKVQIIDEQNRVHMANMDIHFSSSVNGVAYLHTEILKNSELKEFYEIYPNKFNNKTNGITFRRWLESCNEDLADYFKELIGTGYLKDAEQLNELLKFADDKNVYEKLAQIKHENKIKLKKYLQHTQGIVIDENSIIDTQIKRFHEYKRQQMNALYVIKKYLDIKNGKLPERKITVLFGGKAAPAYIIAQDIIHLILCLSEIINNDPEVNKYLNVYLVENYNVGLAEKIIPATDISEQISLASKEASGTGNMKFMLNGALTLGTMDGANVEIHDLVGDDNIYIFGKQSDEIIKLYETSGYVSKDYYKQDGIKEAVDFITSDELIKVGNKERLERLQNELINKDWFMTLIDFADYYNTKERMFKDYENKDLWYKKVINNMAKAGFFSSDRTIAQYEDEIWKTK, encoded by the coding sequence GTGAACTACAATTTTACAGATTTTTTACAAAAAAGAAACGAAAAACAAATAAGTGAAATGACAAATCAAGAAATTTATTACAAATTACTTGAGTATATTAAAGAAAGAGCAGATGAAAAAACTGCAAACAAATCTAAAAAGAAAATATATTATATTTCTGCAGAATTTCTGATTGGTAAATTATTGTCAAATAATTTGATTAATTTGGGAATTTATAAGGAAGTAAGAGAAGAATTGAAAGCAGCAGGAAAAAACTTAAGCCATATTGAAGAAATAGAAGTTGAACCTTCATTAGGAAACGGTGGACTTGGAAGACTTGCTTCATGTTTTGTTGATTCAATGTCAACTTTAGGAATCAATGGAGAAGGGGTCGGACTTAACTATCACTGCGGACTGTTTAAGCAAGTTTTCAAGAACAATGAGCAAAAAGCTGAACCAAACTACTGGATAGAAGACCAAAGCTGGTTAAGAGATACAAATATTGGATATGAAGTGAAATTCAAAAACTTCAGTTTACATTCAAAATTAAAAAGAATTGATATTTTAGGATACGAAAAAGATACAAAAAATTACTTGAATTTATTTGATATTAAAAGCATTGACTACAACTTGATAGAAAATGGAATATCATTCGATGAAGAAAATATTGAAGAAAATCTGACATTATTCCTATATCCTGATGACAGTACAAAAAAAGGGGAATTATTACGTATTTATCAGCAATATTTCATGGTATCAAATGCAGCAAGATTGATTATTGCTGAGGCAACTGAAAAAGGAAGCAACATTCACGATTTAGCAGATTATGCTTTCGTTCAAATTAATGATACGCATCCAAGTATGGTAATTCCTGAATTAATCCGTATTATGACAGAAGAGCATAATATTTCTTTTGAAGAAGCAACAGAAATCGTAACAAAAATGACAGGATACACAAATCACACAATTTTGGCAGAAGCATTGGAAAAATGGCCTTTAGACTACTTGGAAGAAGTTGTGCCGAATATTGTTGAAATTATAAAAAAATTGGATAAAGTTATAAAAGCTAAATATTCAGATGAAAAAGTACAAATTATAGATGAGCAAAACAGAGTTCACATGGCAAATATGGATATTCATTTTTCTTCAAGTGTAAACGGAGTTGCTTATCTGCATACTGAAATCTTGAAAAATAGTGAACTTAAAGAATTTTATGAAATTTACCCAAATAAATTTAATAATAAAACAAATGGGATTACATTTAGAAGATGGCTTGAAAGCTGTAACGAAGACTTGGCAGATTACTTTAAAGAATTAATTGGCACAGGATATTTAAAAGATGCTGAACAATTAAATGAACTTTTAAAATTTGCAGATGACAAAAATGTGTATGAAAAATTAGCACAAATTAAGCACGAAAATAAAATTAAATTGAAAAAATATTTACAACATACACAAGGAATCGTTATTGATGAAAACAGCATTATTGATACTCAAATTAAGAGATTCCACGAATATAAACGTCAACAAATGAATGCTTTGTATGTAATTAAAAAATATTTAGACATTAAAAATGGAAAATTACCAGAAAGAAAGATAACAGTATTATTCGGTGGAAAAGCTGCACCAGCTTACATCATTGCTCAAGACATAATCCACTTGATACTTTGTCTATCAGAAATTATAAACAACGATCCAGAAGTAAATAAATACTTAAATGTTTACCTAGTTGAAAACTATAATGTAGGATTAGCTGAAAAAATTATTCCAGCAACAGATATTTCTGAACAAATTTCACTTGCTTCAAAAGAAGCCAGCGGAACTGGAAATATGAAATTCATGCTAAATGGAGCATTAACTCTTGGAACAATGGATGGAGCAAATGTGGAAATTCATGACCTTGTAGGCGATGACAATATCTATATTTTTGGAAAACAAAGTGATGAAATAATAAAATTATATGAAACTTCAGGTTATGTTTCAAAAGATTATTATAAACAAGATGGAATAAAAGAAGCAGTTGATTTTATAACTTCAGATGAGTTAATAAAAGTAGGAAACAAGGAAAGACTGGAAAGACTTCAAAATGAGCTTATAAACAAAGACTGGTTTATGACTTTAATTGATTTTGCAGATTACTACAATACAAAAGAAAGAATGTTTAAAGATTATGAAAACAAAGATTTGTGGTATAAAAAAGTAATAAATAACATGGCAAAAGCAGGATTCTTCTCATCAGACAGAACAATTGCACAATATGAAGATGAAATTTGGAAAACTAAATAA
- a CDS encoding SGNH/GDSL hydrolase family protein has product MKKILFMLVVLIFGSGIIIAGEVPEDIVFVGDSIMDSSKQYIAPNFKNPYFDTKISRQFSTLPGIVTKLVENGKLKTILVVHLGTNGKFTDNDFDYVMKMANGKDVFFMNTAHKDPWEQEVNKKLKEKVAQYPNAYLIDWYSYAKGKNQYFYKDRTHPNDKGQRYYADFLTNEIKKHYLEENKAEENKNIKNDDTLKNNSSNSQNNDENSKKIIDLKNLKKDTEQNY; this is encoded by the coding sequence ATGAAAAAAATTTTATTTATGCTAGTTGTATTAATTTTTGGTTCTGGAATTATTATTGCTGGCGAAGTTCCAGAAGATATCGTGTTTGTGGGAGATTCAATAATGGATAGCAGTAAGCAGTATATTGCTCCTAATTTTAAAAACCCATATTTTGACACAAAAATTTCACGTCAATTTTCAACACTTCCGGGAATTGTTACAAAATTAGTTGAAAATGGAAAATTAAAAACTATATTGGTTGTTCACCTTGGAACAAATGGAAAATTTACAGATAACGATTTTGACTATGTTATGAAAATGGCAAATGGGAAAGATGTATTCTTTATGAATACTGCACATAAAGATCCATGGGAACAAGAAGTAAATAAAAAACTTAAGGAAAAAGTCGCTCAATATCCAAATGCCTATCTTATAGACTGGTATTCTTATGCAAAAGGTAAAAATCAATATTTTTACAAGGACAGAACTCATCCAAATGATAAAGGACAAAGATATTATGCAGACTTTTTAACAAATGAAATTAAAAAACATTATCTTGAAGAAAATAAAGCAGAAGAAAATAAGAATATAAAAAATGATGATACCTTGAAAAATAATTCTTCAAATTCACAAAATAATGACGAAAATAGTAAAAAAATAATAGATTTAAAAAATTTAAAAAAAGATACAGAACAAAACTATTAA
- a CDS encoding acyltransferase family protein — MKKQRIQSLDILRAVALVLICVYHWFSYKGTYIGVVIFFALSGYLMTGGLLSRDFSIFSVINRRLKKVYPSLLIVILVSTIALYFINNGLEDKYKYSALFSILGLNNIYQIFSKMSYFDNFGIILPLTHIWALSFLIQMYIFFPILIQGLKKIKLKNNIIGIILLGIGIVSALIMAYIFYKTSNSPEGADFSRIYYGTDTRAFAFFIPAGIACFYVNREIKNHIEKKIIFILGILGLVSLVFFSFGIDYRNAYNYYGLMFLSSILIGFTIVLFSKSELQKFNLSKYPKIFSPIIRLGQHQYQYYLWQYPIMIFTREYFKWAKLTNIQKFFFQIIILITISELCYILLEKNSKKYEKAINYVNYPVLASILAILVFSPIYKNKDLEEMKEVQKALDTPSTEENKKVNPTNTPPAATQNSQNGKLTMDELLAALNTPSKGIEAESKIQDEILKKYPNDEREILFIGDSVLHMTKIDLKKKYPNAIIETKVGRQFYELPNMLKNYTQNGKLKKIIVIALGTNGTIFEKDMKSVLQTLQGHDIYFINTVMPDPWQDSVNAEIKKVSSKNPNIKVIDWYSYSKGKQEYFYKDGTHPKPHAAKRYVNLLYSVLSKDILNSNNSNSSNSNNGN; from the coding sequence ATGAAAAAACAAAGGATACAAAGTCTTGATATATTAAGAGCTGTTGCTCTTGTTCTTATTTGCGTCTATCACTGGTTTTCCTACAAGGGAACTTATATTGGAGTTGTTATATTTTTTGCATTAAGTGGGTATCTGATGACAGGTGGTCTACTTTCAAGAGATTTTTCAATATTCTCTGTAATTAACCGTAGGTTAAAAAAAGTTTACCCAAGCCTTTTAATCGTTATTCTAGTCTCAACTATCGCATTATATTTTATAAATAATGGGCTTGAAGATAAATATAAATATAGTGCATTATTTTCGATATTAGGATTAAATAATATTTATCAAATTTTTTCAAAAATGTCCTATTTTGATAATTTTGGGATTATTTTACCGCTTACTCACATTTGGGCATTATCTTTTTTGATTCAAATGTACATATTTTTCCCAATTTTAATTCAAGGATTGAAAAAGATTAAGTTAAAAAACAATATAATTGGTATTATTCTTTTGGGAATTGGGATAGTTTCGGCTCTAATAATGGCTTACATATTTTATAAAACTTCAAATTCTCCAGAAGGAGCAGATTTTTCAAGAATATATTATGGAACTGACACTCGTGCATTTGCATTTTTTATTCCAGCTGGAATAGCCTGTTTCTATGTAAATAGAGAAATTAAAAATCATATTGAGAAAAAAATTATATTTATTTTGGGAATACTTGGTTTAGTATCACTTGTTTTCTTTTCTTTTGGAATAGACTATAGAAATGCTTATAACTATTATGGATTAATGTTTTTATCTAGCATTTTAATTGGATTTACAATTGTGCTATTCTCAAAGTCAGAATTACAAAAGTTCAATCTTTCAAAATATCCAAAAATCTTCAGTCCAATTATAAGATTAGGACAACATCAGTATCAATACTATTTGTGGCAATATCCTATTATGATATTTACACGTGAATATTTTAAATGGGCAAAACTTACAAATATTCAAAAATTTTTCTTTCAAATTATTATTTTAATTACAATTTCAGAGTTATGTTATATTTTACTTGAAAAAAATAGCAAAAAATATGAAAAAGCTATAAATTACGTAAATTATCCAGTTTTAGCTTCTATTCTTGCAATCTTAGTGTTTTCTCCAATTTATAAAAATAAAGATCTGGAAGAAATGAAAGAAGTGCAAAAAGCTTTGGATACACCATCTACTGAAGAAAACAAAAAAGTAAATCCAACAAATACTCCTCCTGCAGCAACACAAAATTCCCAAAATGGAAAATTGACAATGGACGAATTGCTGGCAGCTTTAAATACACCTTCAAAAGGTATTGAAGCAGAATCTAAAATTCAAGATGAAATTCTGAAAAAATATCCAAATGATGAGAGAGAAATTCTATTTATTGGAGATTCGGTACTTCATATGACAAAAATTGATTTGAAGAAAAAATATCCAAATGCCATCATAGAGACAAAGGTTGGACGTCAATTTTATGAATTGCCAAACATGCTAAAGAATTATACTCAAAATGGAAAATTAAAAAAAATAATCGTTATCGCTCTTGGTACAAATGGTACTATTTTTGAAAAAGATATGAAGTCTGTTTTACAAACGTTGCAAGGGCATGATATTTATTTTATAAATACAGTTATGCCTGATCCTTGGCAAGATAGCGTTAATGCAGAAATTAAAAAGGTAAGTTCTAAAAACCCGAATATAAAAGTAATTGATTGGTATTCATATTCAAAAGGAAAACAAGAATACTTTTACAAGGATGGAACACATCCAAAACCTCACGCAGCCAAAAGATATGTAAATCTTTTATATTCTGTTTTAAGTAAAGACATTTTAAATTCTAATAATTCAAATTCAAGTAATTCAAATAATGGTAATTAA
- the msrA gene encoding peptide-methionine (S)-S-oxide reductase MsrA, producing the protein MENIKEIYLAGGCFWGVEKFFEMAPGVIKTSVGYANGQTLDTNYDILRMTDHVETVHITYDANIVSLNQLLNYYFSIIDPTSINRQGLDEGRQYRTGIYYVDKEELDTIRIKVEDEQKRYSREIQVEVRPLKHFILAEEYHQNYLDKNPNGYCHLDLENAVKIFSKK; encoded by the coding sequence ATGGAAAATATTAAGGAAATTTATTTGGCTGGAGGCTGTTTCTGGGGAGTAGAAAAGTTTTTTGAAATGGCTCCAGGCGTTATAAAAACATCAGTTGGTTATGCAAATGGACAGACTCTCGATACTAATTATGATATTTTAAGAATGACTGACCATGTTGAAACTGTGCATATAACGTATGATGCAAATATAGTATCTCTAAATCAACTTCTCAATTATTATTTTTCAATAATTGATCCAACAAGTATTAATAGACAGGGACTTGATGAAGGACGTCAATATCGAACTGGAATTTATTATGTAGATAAAGAGGAATTAGATACAATAAGAATAAAGGTAGAGGATGAACAGAAGAGGTATTCAAGAGAAATTCAAGTGGAGGTTAGACCATTGAAACATTTTATTCTAGCTGAAGAGTATCATCAGAATTATTTGGATAAAAATCCTAATGGATACTGTCATCTAGATCTTGAAAATGCTGTAAAAATTTTTTCAAAGAAATAA
- a CDS encoding MalY/PatB family protein: MKYNFDEIIDRKSNHSVKYNELMRKFGVDDVIPLWIADMDFRTAQPIIDALEKKVQHGIFGYVYRPDEYFESFINWQKKRFGWEPKKELLSFSIGIVPTLGSLVQLFSEKGDKILIQTPVYSEFYDINEDNARVVIENRFIEKNGKYSLDLEDLENKLKENPKLFILCNPHNPLGHVWTHEELEAIGNLCIKYKVPVISDEIHADLTLWDNKHIPMASVSEEIRQNTITCTSTGKAFNLAGLQSATIVFNNLEIKEKFDRFWKDLEVHRNNPFNLVATIAAYSDGGEEYVKQLKEYLENNILFLNNFFKEHIPEIIPNIPQATYLVWLDCRKLCEKFGFNQEQLEKFMLTKAKLGLNEGRVYQKGLEGFMRLNTACPRAILEKALNQVKDAISNENKK; encoded by the coding sequence ATGAAATACAATTTTGACGAAATAATTGACAGAAAGAGCAATCATTCTGTAAAATACAATGAACTTATGAGAAAATTTGGGGTAGATGATGTAATTCCTCTTTGGATTGCAGATATGGACTTTAGGACAGCACAGCCTATAATTGACGCTCTTGAAAAAAAAGTTCAACATGGAATTTTTGGATACGTGTATCGTCCTGATGAATATTTTGAGTCATTTATAAATTGGCAAAAGAAAAGATTCGGCTGGGAGCCAAAAAAGGAACTGCTTAGCTTTAGTATCGGAATTGTACCAACATTAGGATCGTTAGTGCAACTTTTTTCTGAAAAAGGTGATAAAATTTTAATTCAAACACCTGTTTATTCAGAATTTTATGATATTAACGAAGATAATGCCAGAGTTGTTATTGAAAATAGATTTATTGAAAAAAACGGAAAATATTCACTTGACTTGGAAGACTTGGAAAATAAATTAAAGGAAAATCCCAAATTATTTATTTTATGTAACCCTCACAATCCACTAGGACATGTGTGGACACATGAAGAATTAGAAGCAATTGGAAATTTGTGTATAAAATATAAAGTTCCTGTAATTTCAGATGAAATTCATGCCGATTTGACATTATGGGATAATAAGCACATTCCAATGGCAAGTGTTTCTGAAGAAATTAGACAAAATACGATAACTTGCACTTCGACAGGAAAAGCCTTTAATCTTGCTGGTCTTCAAAGTGCAACAATAGTTTTCAATAATTTAGAAATAAAAGAAAAATTTGACAGATTTTGGAAGGATTTAGAAGTTCATAGAAATAATCCATTTAATTTGGTTGCTACAATTGCGGCTTATTCTGACGGTGGAGAAGAATATGTAAAACAATTAAAAGAATATTTAGAAAATAATATTTTATTCTTAAATAATTTCTTTAAAGAACACATTCCAGAAATTATTCCAAATATTCCACAAGCAACATATTTAGTATGGCTAGATTGCAGAAAATTATGTGAAAAATTTGGATTTAATCAGGAACAACTTGAAAAATTTATGTTGACAAAGGCGAAACTAGGATTAAATGAAGGACGTGTGTATCAGAAGGGATTGGAAGGATTTATGAGATTAAATACAGCTTGTCCTAGGGCGATTTTGGAAAAAGCATTAAATCAAGTAAAAGATGCAATTTCAAATGAAAATAAAAAATAA
- a CDS encoding TetR/AcrR family transcriptional regulator → MTKKYNKNFIIQQSAKLFYYKGYKNTELTDIFKACEMPNDIFYKFFSSKEELLIAVIKYHTENLINFFNNNVDDLSIQKFHYFFEKYFENIENNKFHGGSPLGNLALELSDINKNIREELVKSYKKIELRFSFFITTLKYAFPEKYDKIIPETTARILIAMLEGTILILKTEKESSAINDFFVIFNSIFIINEIDENNEQKNDEEKKSQNYIPDIQNEKNDDSLPQNILDNAAKNDNIDQEIGEIGNSNIEENNHFDENIYYDIDSDSLINVFNNLDTTPKNDNNNENNKK, encoded by the coding sequence ATGACTAAAAAATATAATAAAAATTTTATAATACAACAAAGTGCAAAACTTTTTTATTATAAAGGTTACAAAAATACGGAATTAACCGATATTTTTAAGGCTTGTGAAATGCCTAATGATATTTTCTATAAGTTTTTTTCCAGTAAAGAGGAACTTCTTATTGCTGTTATAAAATATCATACTGAAAATCTTATAAATTTTTTCAACAATAATGTAGATGACTTGTCAATTCAAAAATTTCACTATTTTTTTGAAAAATATTTTGAAAACATTGAAAATAACAAATTTCATGGTGGAAGCCCACTTGGAAATCTGGCTCTTGAACTATCTGATATTAATAAAAATATCCGTGAAGAACTTGTAAAGTCATACAAAAAAATCGAACTTAGATTTTCATTTTTTATAACAACGTTAAAGTATGCTTTTCCCGAAAAATATGATAAAATTATTCCCGAAACAACTGCAAGAATCTTAATTGCTATGTTAGAAGGTACTATTCTTATATTAAAGACAGAAAAGGAAAGTTCTGCAATTAATGACTTCTTTGTAATTTTTAATTCTATTTTCATAATTAACGAAATTGATGAAAATAATGAACAAAAAAATGATGAAGAAAAAAAATCTCAAAATTATATTCCTGATATTCAAAATGAAAAAAATGATGACAGTCTTCCTCAAAATATTTTAGATAATGCAGCAAAAAACGATAACATTGATCAGGAAATTGGAGAAATTGGAAATTCAAATATAGAAGAAAATAATCATTTTGATGAAAATATTTATTATGATATTGATTCAGACAGTTTAATTAATGTCTTTAACAATTTAGATACTACTCCAAAAAATGATAACAACAATGAAAATAATAAAAAATGA
- a CDS encoding DHH family phosphoesterase: protein MSKNYKGNITPKEIENEIKTAKSIILTVHVNPDGDALGSVLAFYFMINEYCKKNNIEKDIKIIVDDKLPKYMRYFEDAKLIWNYEKFYDEFNKNFQNDEKFDLFISLDCANEERYGRAVEIKKLSEKSINIDHHISNTEHADFNYVEDICSTGELLYQFLEIFGIELTKKIAEYMYLGIINDTGNFRHDNVTEKTFLVCSKLIGAGVNNHEIANIIFQVSEKKVELIGEVYKNKKINEKYKFVSYYLTQEKMKELGIEKDDTDGTAEMLLRIEGMEISLFVRENIDGSLKGSFRTNDKYDVNKIASIFGGGGHIKAAGFKTDLSFEEILKKTYRELEK, encoded by the coding sequence ATGAGTAAAAATTATAAAGGAAATATTACACCAAAAGAAATCGAAAATGAAATAAAAACAGCTAAAAGCATCATTTTGACAGTACACGTTAATCCTGATGGAGATGCACTTGGTTCAGTTTTAGCATTTTATTTTATGATAAACGAGTATTGTAAAAAAAATAATATTGAAAAAGATATAAAAATCATTGTTGATGACAAATTGCCTAAATATATGCGATATTTTGAAGACGCAAAGTTAATTTGGAACTATGAAAAATTTTATGATGAATTTAATAAAAATTTTCAAAATGATGAAAAATTTGATTTGTTCATAAGTTTGGATTGTGCAAATGAGGAAAGATATGGAAGAGCTGTGGAAATAAAAAAATTAAGTGAGAAGTCGATAAATATTGATCATCATATAAGTAATACTGAACATGCTGATTTTAACTATGTGGAAGATATTTGCAGCACAGGTGAGCTTTTGTATCAATTTTTAGAAATTTTTGGTATTGAATTGACAAAAAAAATTGCTGAGTATATGTATCTTGGAATAATTAATGATACTGGAAACTTTAGACATGATAATGTTACAGAAAAAACTTTTCTTGTTTGTTCAAAATTAATTGGAGCAGGTGTAAATAATCATGAAATTGCCAATATTATTTTTCAAGTTAGTGAAAAAAAAGTTGAATTAATTGGTGAAGTTTATAAAAATAAAAAAATTAACGAAAAATATAAGTTTGTCAGTTATTATTTGACACAGGAAAAAATGAAGGAACTGGGAATTGAAAAAGATGATACAGATGGTACGGCGGAAATGCTGTTAAGAATAGAAGGAATGGAAATCTCTCTTTTTGTAAGAGAAAATATTGATGGCTCTCTAAAGGGAAGTTTTCGTACTAATGATAAATATGATGTAAATAAGATAGCTTCAATTTTTGGTGGTGGAGGACATATAAAAGCTGCTGGATTTAAAACAGATTTATCTTTTGAGGAAATTTTGAAAAAGACATATAGGGAATTAGAAAAATAA